In a single window of the Elaeis guineensis isolate ETL-2024a chromosome 8, EG11, whole genome shotgun sequence genome:
- the LOC105050584 gene encoding homeobox-leucine zipper protein HOX19-like, producing the protein MEEDECNIGLGLAIGGGRHFSSHQSSNGGGKSPVQFHILFPPQQKQGEEEEEEEEEEEEPRREEQHKSKNINEEEDTMSAKDISDGGSNQVGRKKLRLTKEQLTLLEKRFREHHTLNQTQKQQLAGQLNLRPRQVEVWFQNRRARTKLKQTEVDCEFLKKYCENLRIENRRLKRELEELRAMEPGCPFHIRVPKAATLLTMCPSCKRISDKGNGALDTMKGRPSGSCK; encoded by the exons ATGGAAGAAGATGAATGCAATATTGGCCTTGGACTTGCCATAGGTGGTGGTCGACATTTCAGCTCTCACCAAAGTAGCAACGGTGGAGGGAAGTCTCCCGTTCAATTCCACATCCTATTTCCTCCTCAACAGAaacaaggagaggaagaagaggaagaagaagaagaagaagaagagccgaGAAGAGAAGAACAACACAAGTCGAAGAACATCAATGAAGAAGAGGATACCATGAGTGCCAAGGACATCAGTGATGGTGGCAGCAACCAAGTTGGGAGGAAGAAGCTCCGGCTAACTAAAGAACAGCTTACGTTGCTCGAAAAACGCTTTCGGGAGCACCACACCCTCAATCAG ACCCAGAAACAACAACTGGCTGGCCAATTAAATCTCCGGCCTCGTCAAGTGGAAGTCTGGTTCCAAAATAGAAGAGCTAG GACTAAATTGAAGCAGACTGAGGTGGATTGCGAGTTCCTTAAGAAGTACTGCGAAAACCTAAGAATCGAGAACCGGAGGCTGAAGAGAGAACTGGAGGAGCTGAGGGCAATGGAGCCTGGGTGCCCCTTCCATATAAGGGTCCCAAAGGCCGCGACACTACTGACCATGTGTCCATCCTGCAAGCGGATCAGTGACAAAGGAAATGGTGCCTTGGACACCATGAAGGGCCGGCCATCTGGTTCCTGTAAATGA